The following proteins are encoded in a genomic region of Nymphalis io chromosome 8, ilAglIoxx1.1, whole genome shotgun sequence:
- the LOC126770297 gene encoding ecdysone receptor isoform X1 yields MRRRWSNNGGFPLRMLEESSSEVTSSSALGLPPAMVMSPESLASPEYGGLELWGYDDGITYNTAQTLLGNTCTMQQQQQPPTQPLPSMPLPMPPTTPKSENESISSGREELSPASSVNGCSTDGEARRQKKGPAPRQQEELCLVCGDRASGYHYNALTCEGCKGFFRRSVTKNAVYICKFGHACEMDMYMRRKCQECRLKKCLAVGMRPECVVPETTCAIKRKEKKAQREKDKLPVSTTTVDDHMPPIMQCDPPPPEAARILECLQHEVVPRFLSEKLLEQNRLKNIPPLTANQQFLIARLVWYQDGYEQPSDEDLKRVTQTWQEADEDDEESDLPFRQITEMTILTVQLIVEFAKGLPGFAKISQPDQITLLKACSSEVMMLRVARRYDATTDSVLFANNRAYTRENYRKAGMSYVIENLLHFCRCMYTMSMDNVHYALLTAIVIFSDRPGLEQPHLVEEIQRYYLNTLRVYIMNQQSASTRCPVVFGKILSILSELRTLGMQNSNMCISLKLKNRKLPPFLEEIWDVAEVSTTHPPAIVENPVEL; encoded by the exons ATGAGACGTCGCTGGTCTAACAACGGAGGCTTTCCGCTGCGTATGCTCGAAGAGAGCTCGTCAGAAGTCACCTCTTCGTCAGCTTTAGGCTTACCACCGGCAATGGTTATGTCACCGGAGTCGCTCGCCTCGCCTGAGTACGGCGGGCTCGAGCTATGGGGATACGATGATGGCATCACCTATAACACCGCACAGACACTGCTCGGCAACACGTGTACAATGCAACAGCAACAGCAACCACCCACTCAACCTTTGCCATCCATGCCGTTGCCGATGCCACCCACGACGCCCAAATCGGAAAACGAATCTATATCATCAG GCCGCGAAGAATTGTCGCCCGCATCGAGTGTAAATGGTTGCAGCACAGATGGAGAAGCGAGACGGCAAAAGAAAGGTCCAGCACCTCGCCAACAAGAAGAATTATGTCTCGTATGTGGCGACAGAGCCTCCGGATACCATTATAATGCTCTCACCTGTGAAGGCTGTAAAG GATTCTTCAGGCGGAGTGTTACTAAAAATGCTGTATACATTTGCAAATTTGGTCATGCATGTGAAATGGATATGTATATGCGAAGAAAATGTCAAGAATGTAGATTAAAGAAATGTCTCGCTGTGGGCATGAGGCCAGAATGTGTAGTCCCGGAGACAACGTGTGCGAtcaaaagaaaagaaaagaaagcACAAAGAGAAAAAGACAAACTGCCAGTCAGCACAACGACAGTTGATGATCACATGCCGCCCATTATGCAATGCGATCCACCGCCCCCAGAAGCTGCCAGGATT CTGGAATGTTTGCAGCATGAAGTGGTCCCGCGGTTCCTCTCGGAAAAGCTCCTGGAACAGAACAGGCTGAAGAATATCCCTCCACTAACGGCGAATCAGCAGTTCTTAATCGCGAGGCTCGTCTGGTATCAAGACGGCTACGAGCAACCTTCCGACGAAGACTTAAAAAGGGTTACTCAG ACTTGGCAGGAAGCGGACGAAGACGACGAGGAATCCGACTTGCCGTTCCGTCAGATCACAGAGATGACCATCCTCACGGTGCAGCTGATCGTCGAGTTTGCGAAAGGCCTGCCAGGATTTGCCAAGATTTCTCAACCTGATCAGATTACCCTTCTCAAG GCTTGCTCCAGTGAAGTGATGATGTTGCGAGTAGCGCGGCGGTACGACGCGACGACAGACAGCGTGCTGTTCGCCAACAACAGGGCATACACTCGCGAGAACTATCGCAAAGCCGGCATGTCCTACGTCATAGAGAACCTACTGCACTTCTGCCGCTGCATGTACACCATGTCAATGGACAACGTGCACTACGCCCTTCTCACTGCCATCGTCATCTTCTCAG ATCGGCCCGGGCTGGAGCAGCCGCACCTGGTGGAGGAGATCCAGCGGTACTACCTAAACACGCTGCGCGTGTACATCATGAACCAGCAGAGCGCGTCGACGCGCTGCCCCGTGGTGTTCGGCAAGATCCTCTCCATCCTGTCGGAGCTGCGCACGCTGGGCATGCAAAACTCCAACATGTGCATCTCGCTCAAACTCAAGAACAGGAAGCTGCCGCCGTTCCTCGAGGAGATCTGGGACGTGGCCGAGGTGTCGACGACCCACCCGCCGGCCATCGTGGAAAACCCCGTCGAGCTCTAG
- the LOC126770297 gene encoding ecdysone receptor isoform X3, protein MRRRWSNNGGFPLRMLEESSSEVTSSSALGLPPAMVMSPESLASPEYGGLELWGYDDGITYNTAQTLLGNTCTMQQQQQPPTQPLPSMPLPMPPTTPKSENESISSGREELSPASSVNGCSTDGEARRQKKGPAPRQQEELCLVCGDRASGYHYNALTCEGCKGFFRRSVTKNAVYICKFGHACEMDMYMRRKCQECRLKKCLAVGMRPECVVPETTCAIKRKEKKAQREKDKLPVSTTTVDDHMPPIMQCDPPPPEAARIHEVVPRFLSEKLLEQNRLKNIPPLTANQQFLIARLVWYQDGYEQPSDEDLKRVTQEADEDDEESDLPFRQITEMTILTVQLIVEFAKGLPGFAKISQPDQITLLKACSSEVMMLRVARRYDATTDSVLFANNRAYTRENYRKAGMSYVIENLLHFCRCMYTMSMDNVHYALLTAIVIFSDRPGLEQPHLVEEIQRYYLNTLRVYIMNQQSASTRCPVVFGKILSILSELRTLGMQNSNMCISLKLKNRKLPPFLEEIWDVAEVSTTHPPAIVENPVEL, encoded by the exons ATGAGACGTCGCTGGTCTAACAACGGAGGCTTTCCGCTGCGTATGCTCGAAGAGAGCTCGTCAGAAGTCACCTCTTCGTCAGCTTTAGGCTTACCACCGGCAATGGTTATGTCACCGGAGTCGCTCGCCTCGCCTGAGTACGGCGGGCTCGAGCTATGGGGATACGATGATGGCATCACCTATAACACCGCACAGACACTGCTCGGCAACACGTGTACAATGCAACAGCAACAGCAACCACCCACTCAACCTTTGCCATCCATGCCGTTGCCGATGCCACCCACGACGCCCAAATCGGAAAACGAATCTATATCATCAG GCCGCGAAGAATTGTCGCCCGCATCGAGTGTAAATGGTTGCAGCACAGATGGAGAAGCGAGACGGCAAAAGAAAGGTCCAGCACCTCGCCAACAAGAAGAATTATGTCTCGTATGTGGCGACAGAGCCTCCGGATACCATTATAATGCTCTCACCTGTGAAGGCTGTAAAG GATTCTTCAGGCGGAGTGTTACTAAAAATGCTGTATACATTTGCAAATTTGGTCATGCATGTGAAATGGATATGTATATGCGAAGAAAATGTCAAGAATGTAGATTAAAGAAATGTCTCGCTGTGGGCATGAGGCCAGAATGTGTAGTCCCGGAGACAACGTGTGCGAtcaaaagaaaagaaaagaaagcACAAAGAGAAAAAGACAAACTGCCAGTCAGCACAACGACAGTTGATGATCACATGCCGCCCATTATGCAATGCGATCCACCGCCCCCAGAAGCTGCCAGGATT CATGAAGTGGTCCCGCGGTTCCTCTCGGAAAAGCTCCTGGAACAGAACAGGCTGAAGAATATCCCTCCACTAACGGCGAATCAGCAGTTCTTAATCGCGAGGCTCGTCTGGTATCAAGACGGCTACGAGCAACCTTCCGACGAAGACTTAAAAAGGGTTACTCAG GAAGCGGACGAAGACGACGAGGAATCCGACTTGCCGTTCCGTCAGATCACAGAGATGACCATCCTCACGGTGCAGCTGATCGTCGAGTTTGCGAAAGGCCTGCCAGGATTTGCCAAGATTTCTCAACCTGATCAGATTACCCTTCTCAAG GCTTGCTCCAGTGAAGTGATGATGTTGCGAGTAGCGCGGCGGTACGACGCGACGACAGACAGCGTGCTGTTCGCCAACAACAGGGCATACACTCGCGAGAACTATCGCAAAGCCGGCATGTCCTACGTCATAGAGAACCTACTGCACTTCTGCCGCTGCATGTACACCATGTCAATGGACAACGTGCACTACGCCCTTCTCACTGCCATCGTCATCTTCTCAG ATCGGCCCGGGCTGGAGCAGCCGCACCTGGTGGAGGAGATCCAGCGGTACTACCTAAACACGCTGCGCGTGTACATCATGAACCAGCAGAGCGCGTCGACGCGCTGCCCCGTGGTGTTCGGCAAGATCCTCTCCATCCTGTCGGAGCTGCGCACGCTGGGCATGCAAAACTCCAACATGTGCATCTCGCTCAAACTCAAGAACAGGAAGCTGCCGCCGTTCCTCGAGGAGATCTGGGACGTGGCCGAGGTGTCGACGACCCACCCGCCGGCCATCGTGGAAAACCCCGTCGAGCTCTAG
- the LOC126770297 gene encoding ecdysone receptor isoform X2, with product MRRRWSNNGGFPLRMLEESSSEVTSSSALGLPPAMVMSPESLASPEYGGLELWGYDDGITYNTAQTLLGNTCTMQQQQQPPTQPLPSMPLPMPPTTPKSENESISSGREELSPASSVNGCSTDGEARRQKKGPAPRQQEELCLVCGDRASGYHYNALTCEGCKGFFRRSVTKNAVYICKFGHACEMDMYMRRKCQECRLKKCLAVGMRPECVVPETTCAIKRKEKKAQREKDKLPVSTTTVDDHMPPIMQCDPPPPEAARIHEVVPRFLSEKLLEQNRLKNIPPLTANQQFLIARLVWYQDGYEQPSDEDLKRVTQTWQEADEDDEESDLPFRQITEMTILTVQLIVEFAKGLPGFAKISQPDQITLLKACSSEVMMLRVARRYDATTDSVLFANNRAYTRENYRKAGMSYVIENLLHFCRCMYTMSMDNVHYALLTAIVIFSDRPGLEQPHLVEEIQRYYLNTLRVYIMNQQSASTRCPVVFGKILSILSELRTLGMQNSNMCISLKLKNRKLPPFLEEIWDVAEVSTTHPPAIVENPVEL from the exons ATGAGACGTCGCTGGTCTAACAACGGAGGCTTTCCGCTGCGTATGCTCGAAGAGAGCTCGTCAGAAGTCACCTCTTCGTCAGCTTTAGGCTTACCACCGGCAATGGTTATGTCACCGGAGTCGCTCGCCTCGCCTGAGTACGGCGGGCTCGAGCTATGGGGATACGATGATGGCATCACCTATAACACCGCACAGACACTGCTCGGCAACACGTGTACAATGCAACAGCAACAGCAACCACCCACTCAACCTTTGCCATCCATGCCGTTGCCGATGCCACCCACGACGCCCAAATCGGAAAACGAATCTATATCATCAG GCCGCGAAGAATTGTCGCCCGCATCGAGTGTAAATGGTTGCAGCACAGATGGAGAAGCGAGACGGCAAAAGAAAGGTCCAGCACCTCGCCAACAAGAAGAATTATGTCTCGTATGTGGCGACAGAGCCTCCGGATACCATTATAATGCTCTCACCTGTGAAGGCTGTAAAG GATTCTTCAGGCGGAGTGTTACTAAAAATGCTGTATACATTTGCAAATTTGGTCATGCATGTGAAATGGATATGTATATGCGAAGAAAATGTCAAGAATGTAGATTAAAGAAATGTCTCGCTGTGGGCATGAGGCCAGAATGTGTAGTCCCGGAGACAACGTGTGCGAtcaaaagaaaagaaaagaaagcACAAAGAGAAAAAGACAAACTGCCAGTCAGCACAACGACAGTTGATGATCACATGCCGCCCATTATGCAATGCGATCCACCGCCCCCAGAAGCTGCCAGGATT CATGAAGTGGTCCCGCGGTTCCTCTCGGAAAAGCTCCTGGAACAGAACAGGCTGAAGAATATCCCTCCACTAACGGCGAATCAGCAGTTCTTAATCGCGAGGCTCGTCTGGTATCAAGACGGCTACGAGCAACCTTCCGACGAAGACTTAAAAAGGGTTACTCAG ACTTGGCAGGAAGCGGACGAAGACGACGAGGAATCCGACTTGCCGTTCCGTCAGATCACAGAGATGACCATCCTCACGGTGCAGCTGATCGTCGAGTTTGCGAAAGGCCTGCCAGGATTTGCCAAGATTTCTCAACCTGATCAGATTACCCTTCTCAAG GCTTGCTCCAGTGAAGTGATGATGTTGCGAGTAGCGCGGCGGTACGACGCGACGACAGACAGCGTGCTGTTCGCCAACAACAGGGCATACACTCGCGAGAACTATCGCAAAGCCGGCATGTCCTACGTCATAGAGAACCTACTGCACTTCTGCCGCTGCATGTACACCATGTCAATGGACAACGTGCACTACGCCCTTCTCACTGCCATCGTCATCTTCTCAG ATCGGCCCGGGCTGGAGCAGCCGCACCTGGTGGAGGAGATCCAGCGGTACTACCTAAACACGCTGCGCGTGTACATCATGAACCAGCAGAGCGCGTCGACGCGCTGCCCCGTGGTGTTCGGCAAGATCCTCTCCATCCTGTCGGAGCTGCGCACGCTGGGCATGCAAAACTCCAACATGTGCATCTCGCTCAAACTCAAGAACAGGAAGCTGCCGCCGTTCCTCGAGGAGATCTGGGACGTGGCCGAGGTGTCGACGACCCACCCGCCGGCCATCGTGGAAAACCCCGTCGAGCTCTAG